From the Leptospirales bacterium genome, one window contains:
- a CDS encoding holo-ACP synthase, giving the protein MIYGIGVDLAFCGDFREVFEPSGENFLRRYFTPSEERYCREVEGRQRLQRLAARYAAKEALLKALDGPRLHEDALFAFNYQEAEVARDHRGRPMFRFHGELPQRLAELGVAGSHLSLSHSGDYAIAQVALLSRL; this is encoded by the coding sequence ATGATTTACGGCATAGGCGTCGATCTTGCGTTTTGCGGCGACTTTCGCGAGGTCTTTGAACCATCGGGCGAAAACTTCTTGCGGCGTTACTTCACGCCTTCCGAAGAGCGCTACTGCCGCGAGGTCGAAGGCCGCCAGCGCCTGCAACGTCTGGCGGCCCGCTACGCGGCCAAAGAGGCGCTGCTCAAAGCCCTGGATGGCCCGCGCCTGCATGAGGACGCGCTCTTTGCATTCAACTATCAGGAGGCGGAGGTTGCCAGGGACCATCGCGGCCGTCCGATGTTTCGCTTTCATGGCGAATTGCCGCAGCGCCTGGCGGAGCTGGGCGTCGCCGGCAGTCATTTAAGCTTAAGTCATTCCGGCGACTACGCCATTGCCCAGGTGGCGCTTCTGAGCCGCCTATGA